ATTTACCTTATACGTAATAAAACGTCCCGAATCACATTCGGCTAGGTAATCGGCTAACTCAGGTACTCTCACAAAATAAAAACCTCATCCTAATCGGTGAGGTTTTTTGTTTCTGGGGTGTTTTAAGCCTATATCTTATGCCCTTCATCCAAAAACAAGTGACAACATCGGCACATCTAATTACGTTTGCTACAGCTAAAAAACGTTTGTATCTTACCCTTTGGTTGGGTGCGGGTAAACAGATGGTTTTTATATAGCCTGATGTGCCTGCCGGCAAATCGCCGGTGCAAGTGTATCAGAAAAAGTAACAACATTAAAAACTATGCAAGACATATTATTTGGCTTTATATCAAAATACATTTCGCTGACAGATGATGAGAAAAACGCAATACTCTCGTCAGATATATTCCGCACGGTAAAGAAAGGGACTATTTTACTTGAAGAAGGGGAACTATCCAACCAGAGTTACTTTGTTTTAAAAGGCTGTATCAGGACGTATTACGTAATAGACGAAGAAGAAAAAACAACCGCTTTTTACACCGAAATGGAAGCTTTGACCCCGCATTGTGTGATAAGCAAAACCCCGTCTCAATATTATGTAAGTTGTTTAGAGGATACTATTCTTACTGTTTCAAATACGGATATGGAAGAAGAAATAAACAGTAAGTTTCCAAGGTTTGAAATTATATGCAGAAAACTATCCGAAGAGCTTTTAGCGAAGCAACGAATAGATTTTGACGAGTTTAAAACCTCTTCGCCCGAACAACGATACCAAAACTTACTACAAAAAAGGCCCGACCTTATTCAGCGTGTTCCGCAGCACCAATTGGCCAGCTATTTAGGCATTAAACCACAATCATTAAGCAGGTTAAGAGCACGAATTCTTGAAAAAAAGAGCTGAGCGTATTTCTTAACTTAAGTGAACGGGCTATTGCATTTAGCCAATCTAATTTTGCAGCATTATTTAACACAAATAAATGCAAAAGAAAATTTTATTGTTCGCTTTAACCTTACTAATCACAAGCTCGCTACAAATTAAAGCTCAACATACCCAACAAGACAGTACTTACAAACGCTGGTTTGTTGGCAGCACTCTATTATTATTAGGGAATTTTGATAATACTAATAATCCCGGGTATTTTCAAATAAATGCCGGATATAGGATTACCCCTAAAGATGTTATTCAAATTAGATTTAAAAGGTCTCAGTACGCTTGGCCATTAGGTATCCCTTTCGGGCCTGATTTTGATGCCCCGGGGTTAAACTATCCGGGAAGTGCACGCATACTTGCGCCTCAAATAGGGTACCAACGGTTTTTGTGGAAAGGACTCTATACATCGGTTTATGTTTTGAACGCTTTTGAAAAATACATGGATGAGAACAAAAAGAAGATTGGAAATGGATTTACGCTATATACAGACTTCTATTTAGGGTACCAGTTTACGTTTTTTAAAAATCGCTTCTTTTTTGAACCGGCTATTGGGGTAAGTTATTGGCCTATAAGAACAGGCGTTCCGGCATCTTTTAAAGCTGTAGAAAAAAGGTGGCCTAACTACTTTATTCAACCGGGGCTTGATTTTGGATTTAAGTTTTAATAATTATACCGGTAATTTAAATATTCCTGCAACACTCATTAACAAGTTATTTTAAGTATAAAGACCCCATCGCTGAGTAGGCTAAGATTTTTAAAAAAAAGCCCCGAGTGGCTTCATTTCTTAACTTAAGTGAACGAGTCATTATATCTCTTCAATCTAATTTTGCAGCATCGTTTAACATCAAAAGAAATGCAAAAGAAAATTTTATTTATTGGGTTTATCTTACTAATAAGCACGTTCCATCTCAAAGCACAATATTCTGAAACAGACAGTGCTTATAAACGGTGGTACATTGGTAGCACCTTGTTTTTAGTGGGTAATTTGGATCAAGTAAACCCTCCGGGTTTTGCACAACTTAATTTAGGTTATCGAATTACTGGAAAAGACGTTATTTCTCTTGAATTAATTACTTGGAAACATGCATGGCCGCTGGGTATTAACCCTTTTTATAATGATAAATACGGAGCACCTGAAGAGAAATATCCCGGTTATATTAGGGAATATGGAATTGGTTTGGCTTATCAACGGTATTTTTGGAAAGGTTTGTACGCGGCAGTGCACGCAACGCCTATGTGGCAAACGTTTAGAAATGATAACGGTGATAAGGTGGGTAAGGGTTTCATTATATTTAACACTTATCGGATTGGTTATCACTTTAAACTCTTTAATGACAGGTGTTTTATAGAACCGTCCCTTGGTATTGCAGGTCGTCCTTTCTTTACTGAAATGCCTACCGGATTTAAAGAAAAAGATGATAAATGGCCAAAGTGGACACCTGAACCCGGTTTACATTTCGGATTTAATTTTTAGTTAAAATTATGAATACACAAAATGCGCTGGAAGACATTAAAGTGAGCGTGAAACTGAAACTTGCTGCACTGTGGACGAGTTTAATGTTTTTAATTATCTATCTTGATTATTTCCACCTATATATGCCGGGTTCACTAAAAGACCTGTTAGCAGGTAAAGTATTTGTATTTGATATTACCCAAGGATTTCTTTTGATAGCGCTCGCTATAGTGGCAATCCCCGCACTGATGATTTTTCTCTCTGTTGCGCTGCCACCTACCGTAAATCGTTGGATAAATATCATAATTGCGGCGGTAAATATCCCCCTTATACTGTTTAATTTGGCCGGAGAGGCTTGGCTACACATGGTGGTTGGGGCTGTTGTAGAAGTGGTTCTTCTTTGCCTGATTATCCGTTATGCTTGGAAATGGCCTCGTATTGAAGTATAAAAAACTATGAACTATAAATAGTAAGAATATAAGCAGTGTTGCATATTCTTACCTAAAAAACCTCATCCTAAACGGTGAGGTTTTTTTGTTTTATTGTTAGACTATCTGTTTTTTATATTTTCTGTGTATCTTTAATGGAAAAGAAACCATGTTGACTGTAAAATCAGTGCGACATTCTTTAATTATATAATCTATGACAAATGAACTCAAAATTTTTTCTAACCCTGGAATTGAAAACCGTAATGATTTCAAAATTGCTAAAGACATTGCAAATGCATTAATCCGACATATGAATGAAGAAGAAATAGTTGCAAAAGTTGCCAGGAAACATACGTTAGGCGCAAAAAGTGGGGAGATACAGGAGATATTCCTACCTAAGGCATTAGATTTGGGGTTTGTTAGTGAGAAGAAAGGAATATTTAGAGAGTTCCCCGTTAGCCAACTTAGGCCAGACTATTATTTAAAAATAAACCATACCGCTGGGATAATAATGGAGGTTGAGAGGGGAAAAACATTAGCAAACAATATGGATATCTTAGACTTGTGGAAGTGCCATATCTGCCCGAATGCTAATTATCTTTTTTTAATTGTACCCAACATAAGGCAAACTACAGAAAGACGTAGCAATGTGTTTTCGGCAGTGGTTCGCAGAATGAACACTTTCTTTACTGAAAGTACATTTACGAATGTCGATGGAGTATTTATATTTGGTTATTAGGCTTTGTATAACATAAAAACTGGTCGTGAAGACACAACGAATTAATTTGTCTTAGAACAATTCTTAAGTACCGCCTTCAACAAGGTCTTGTCGACTCTCAAGTTTACAGTACTGTCTTCTTGTGTTATGTCAGATAATTTCTTTTGATTTAAGTCCAACATCAACCATCCCATCGGAAATTCGAAATTTTCATGAACGGATACTATTTTTATTAAAATAATGCTATCACTTACATCATCACCATTAATACTAAAATCTAAACTATCATTATCAAACTCCTCACCTAAGGGGCTATAATTACTTGTAAAAATTAGTTTTTGCCATGCGGAATCACAATTGAAAACTACTTCAGCCCCATCTGATTTGATGTCAGTTTTTGCCTGACGGTAATTGCATCCAATGATTCCAAGCCAAACTAAGCCTATAAATATTATTACTTTTTTCATATGATGAAGCAATTGGCGCTTTTATTTAATAGGCTATGCCTTCAACATTTGGGTTGTTTTTGCTTGGATAAGCTTCACAAAAAATAAAAACCTCATCCTAAACAGTGAGGTTTTTTAGTTTTATGGTAAATATTAAATCTACGCTTTTCTTACAAATTCAGATTTTAAGCTCATAGAGCCAAAACCATCAATTTTGCAATCAATGTTATGGTCGCCTTCAACCAATCGTATGTTTTTTACTTTTGTACCCGCTTTTATTGGGTTGGGAGCACCTTTCACAGGTAAATTTTTAATTACAATCACTGCATCACCATCGGCTAAAATAGTACCGTTAGAGTCTTTTACCACCAAGCCTGCTTCTTGGGCTGCTTCTTCTGCAACTCCTGTCGCGTTCCATTCGTGGCCGCACTCCGGACATTCATAAAGGTCGTTTCCGTTTAAATATCCGTAGGGAGATTTGCACTGTGGGCAGGGTTTCATTTCGTCTGACATGGTTTTGATTTATTTTTTGGTAGTGGTAATTATTTGTATCAAGGTAATACCCTTGAACCGATGCAAAGGTACTAAACCAGCAACGTTTCTTTGGCAGAATAAAAACTCATCCAAAACAATGCGGTTTTTTGTTTTAAGTGACTTTATCATGCCGCAAACACACCCTATCGTTGTCATTTTCACACATCGCATATCCTTTTCTCGCACAGTAGTTTTGCTATCTACAAACTAAAACTATGAGAAAACTTAAACTGGAAGTGCAACTCTCGCTCGACGGGTATGTGGCTCAAGAAGACGGCCACACCAATTGGATGGTATGGAACTGGGGGCCTGAATGGGGTTGGGACAAGGAATTGCAAGAGTACCACACGCAACTGACGCAATCAATAGATTGTATATTACTAAGCCGCAAAATGGCTATGGAGGGTTTTATTGCCCACTGGAAAAACACGGCTGCCGATGCAAACAACCCGCAGTACACATTTGCCAATCATGTGGCTACTACTAAAAAGGTGGTGTTTTCTACCACGCTCACAAAATCAGCAGATATACCCGGCGGATGGGAAAATGTAGAGCTTTGTACTGCAAACATTGCACAAACTATAAACAGCCTTAAGGCTGAACCGGGGAAGGATATTATAGCCTACGGCGGGGCTTCTTTTATCTCCTCATTAATGCGTGAAAATTTAATTGATGAATACCATTTACTTATAAACCCGATTGTGTTAGGAAAAGGCATTTCGTTTTTTAACACTGTTGTGCAACACACTCCTTTGCGTTTGGTGGGCACAAAGGCTTTTGAATCAGGTATGGCACTACTTAACTATGAGCCTGTGAAACCTGTGTAGTACACATACAACCTGCATTAGACTCATTAATAACATTTTACAATATTGAAGGGTAGTTTGGGAAACCGACTGCCCTTTTTTATTGCCGCAAAACAGATATTTCTATCTGTTTTTTAAATCCGTCAACTTTGTTCACAAAGGCGAAATATTTAACCCTGATATTGCACCACATATTTTAACAAATACACAATTTTAAAACTATTATTTGTATGAACTCTCCATTACAAAACGTTGTTGAAGTTCTTATTTCAAACAACACAGGCTTGGCTAACGACGCATTATATGTGTACATTACCGATGGTAATAACAATTTTTATAAAGTTGATAGCACTAATCACTGGACGGCCACTATTAACAGCGGCGGTGCGTGCTGCATTAAACTGCACGACTTGCCTACAACCAATAATGGCTTGCACTTTTTCTATTTGAATACCTCAAACGGAATGACCGGAGGCAGGGTATGGTTTGCCGCTTCTGACACTGCATTATCGAAAAGCTCTACGGGAGGCATAGTTCAGCCAACTGTATCGGCTGATTATGTGTTCGACTTTGTAGAATTGGCCATCAACCCAACAGTAGGCAGCACCCTTGGCAATGCAAACATTGATACCACTCAGGTAGATTCATTAGGTATTCCTATTACTTTGTTTGTAAATCCTGCTGAAAACAGCTTGCAGTTTCCTCCTACAACCTCATTTGCTCCCTCGCCCACTAATGGTTTCCCCAATGTAATAGGTATCACACCTTGGTTATCATTAGAAACCATCATTAACAATTTTACCACCAATATTACCAATACCGCTTTTGCTCCATTTAATGTTTGCGGATGGAATAGCGGCTCAGTAAACAGGTTGGTAGCTCCCTTCCATTTGATTAACGATTTTCAAACAGGGGTAACCCCAAGCGCTCTTGCAACGTTTTTAGACACTGCTATTTACGAGTTCTTTAACTATTACACAACAAACACGCTTACATTGCAAGACCCTGTTTCGTTGAATTATTATTCAGGGACTGTAACTACAGTTTCACAAACTGATATAACAGGCGGCACTTCTACCTACAATGTATTGCAGTTTAACTGCGGTGGTGAACTGTTGAATGTTTATTACCCTTACTTTACTACCAATTGTACAGCGTTTCCGGGTCCGGGTGCTTTAACTTCAGGCGTTACACTTTCTCCTCCGCCAACCTGGTGGTCAGGCAACCTTGATTCAGCCATGCCTGCTACTGCAATGGCAATGGGCTGTGCAGGTGCATTTGCCGATTCGGCCTTCCAAACCGGTGCTTCAAACACCACACTTTTGGGTAATTTAGAAAATCAGGTAGTAAGTATGATAAACAGGGGATTATCGCCCGCTACCGGCAATCTTATCCAGTTTAATGCAGGTTTTACTGCCGCTGATATTACTAATAACCAAGTAAGCATTACTACAGGCTTGCCAAGCGGTGCAGTATTTGCCCCCGGCATGAATATCATAAAGCAAGTAGCTGCGCAACCCACAACAATAATATCAGCCAACAGTGCAGGCAACACCCCTTTGCAAATTATATTTACCAGCTACGTGGATGAATTGCTACCAGTAAACACTTGCCAGTTTATTTGCGGTACATTCTACCCTGCCCCAACCAGCAATGCGGCTACTTACTCGAATATTTACTCAGGATATTTGCACAATGGGTTAGGAACAGCCCCTGCTCCTTTGCTTAACAATATCGGCTACGGATATGCCTACGACGACCAAGGCGGTTACTCAAATGATATTACTGTAGGCTTTGACAGTAATAACTCGTTAACGTTGGGTGTCTTCCTAGGCCCGCTGCAAAATGCCAATTAATATCTGATTTCTCTGTTCATAGATTAAAGGGGCTGCTTTTAAGTAGCCCCTTTTTTATACAATAAAAACTATCTGTACGCTATAACTACCGGTATTTTTTATTGTCTCACTAATAATTTAGACTCACATAAAAGCAGATAAAAATATCTGTATGGCTAAAAAGATAAAAATAGTGTTTTTATTAATGATAACTTATCCAATCTTTGCTTTGCACTGATTGCATTTGGCACTCAATGTTATACAATAAGTTTTACCTTAAAAATACTTTTATGCCTGCACCTAACTTTACAATTCAACAAACTGATGCCCAAGAACGCTACACAAATTGGAAAGATAACCAAGGGAACATCATGAATGCGCTGCAAAACCCTACTGCACCGCAACCACCGGGTTTAGAGTATTCACCCGTATTGTCAATCAATTCGTTCACCTTTAAGTTGCGA
Above is a window of Bacteroidota bacterium DNA encoding:
- a CDS encoding alkylphosphonate utilization protein, with protein sequence MSDEMKPCPQCKSPYGYLNGNDLYECPECGHEWNATGVAEEAAQEAGLVVKDSNGTILADGDAVIVIKNLPVKGAPNPIKAGTKVKNIRLVEGDHNIDCKIDGFGSMSLKSEFVRKA
- a CDS encoding deaminase; the encoded protein is MRKLKLEVQLSLDGYVAQEDGHTNWMVWNWGPEWGWDKELQEYHTQLTQSIDCILLSRKMAMEGFIAHWKNTAADANNPQYTFANHVATTKKVVFSTTLTKSADIPGGWENVELCTANIAQTINSLKAEPGKDIIAYGGASFISSLMRENLIDEYHLLINPIVLGKGISFFNTVVQHTPLRLVGTKAFESGMALLNYEPVKPV
- a CDS encoding Crp/Fnr family transcriptional regulator; this translates as MQDILFGFISKYISLTDDEKNAILSSDIFRTVKKGTILLEEGELSNQSYFVLKGCIRTYYVIDEEEKTTAFYTEMEALTPHCVISKTPSQYYVSCLEDTILTVSNTDMEEEINSKFPRFEIICRKLSEELLAKQRIDFDEFKTSSPEQRYQNLLQKRPDLIQRVPQHQLASYLGIKPQSLSRLRARILEKKS